A single region of the Podospora pseudopauciseta strain CBS 411.78 chromosome 1, whole genome shotgun sequence genome encodes:
- a CDS encoding hypothetical protein (COG:S; EggNog:ENOG503P6E5), producing MSSQDIVKTSYAQVATAYDGYAQTPAGIIEAQLIARALGPGDLTGLHVLDLGGGSGIHARECIDYGAESVDIVDISPEMLQIASNIEESLGREGKIRFFEADVSKPLSEYNHPLREKYDVVMANWIFSHADKRSTLEGMFANIGAYLKPGGIFVGIRDANPFSHEFKTGKYGAHTGWVKEIEGGVKYWAVLHCKPEPVEFEVASLEIIYGGSKELYENAGLTKIVEMSLESAQCVKDDPEFWADFLKDPFLAVVRAVKT from the coding sequence ATGTCCTCGCAAGACATAGTCAAAACCTCTTACGCGCAAGTCGCAACAGCCTACGACGGCTACGCTCAAACCCCAGCCGGCATCATCGAAGCCCAACTCATCGCCCGTGCCCTCGGCCCCGGCGATCTCACCGGCCTTCATGTCCTAGACCTCGGTGGAGGCAGTGGTATCCACGCCAGAGAATGCATCGACTACGGCGCGGAATCAGTCGACATTGTCGACATCTCCCCCGAGATGCTCCAAATCGCTTCCAACATTGAAGAGTCCCTCGGCCGCGAGGGCAAGATCCGGTTCTTTGAAGCTGATGTCTCGAAGCCTTTGTCTGAGTACAACCACCCACTGCGAGAAAAGTACGATGTCGTCATGGCGAACTGGATCTTCAGCCATGCCGACAAGAGGTCAACTCTGGAGGGCATGTTTGCCAATATTGGCGCCTATTTGAAGCCAGGGGGAATCTTTGTCGGGATTAGAGATGCGAATCCCTTCAGTCATGAGTTCAAGACGGGGAAGTATGGGGCTCATACGGGCTGGGTCAAGGAGATTGAAGGAGGGGTGAAGTATTGGGCTGTTTTGCACTGCAAGCCTGAGCCGGTCGAATTTGAGGTTGCTTCGCTTGAGATTATCTATGGGGGGTCGAAGGAGCTGTATGAGAATGCTGGGTTGACCAAGATTGTGGAGATGTCACTGGAGAGTGCGCAGTGTGTGAAAGATGATCCGGAGTTTTGGGCTGATTTCTTGAAGGATCCTTTTTTGGCTGTTGTGCGTGCTGTGAAgacctag